The following coding sequences lie in one Ostrinia nubilalis chromosome 2, ilOstNubi1.1, whole genome shotgun sequence genomic window:
- the LOC135082402 gene encoding transcription termination factor 5, mitochondrial-like, whose translation MISMCYTMFMRAVFRSKIPRIIRLHYSTENLTSKKLSDLFNISENSAQFICLKHPVINKLDNERLGSLITTMDELGFHKKLLIEEPLLFSILPITLKYRYKVLEECGIEKVNVDHILSYLPIMKKKTIGDLKASGMLLDFVKVENRLASYMTQWPTSLTTLIYGDIDKNTLYSLRLKIIQRYLELVLDLSKEEFYRGIKTYPTIKHRPLQTINETLNILQSEIMIPNHKIKTNLYLVHADPDNLRKIVHKFRTIGGIDVKEVIRLHPKLATKSYSTLSEIRKILNEYGISNEAQMRCFDIYTLGPDTVRERLEKAKKIPEFKTFFNHPRFLKMIHYKNTALKRLTNLYGNNKKCLSLNILSGSSAHFESFEKAPGDRLGKGKDLVFCISQCLKGKYSSNEIRKSLKRHPFWINIPLVQVNTVYEKLSKSFSSRDIYENCPILLYPWNKIREALNLYNNKNSQQKLLIPECVDLTKLSKSQKLSLVLYLLEKNHYFTGNGVWSEEKKALIDPSDAKSYLIDINNKNNVEKL comes from the coding sequence aTGATATCAATGTGTTATACTATGTTTATGCGTGCGGTATTCAGGTCCAAGATACCCCGAATAATCAGGTTACATTATTCAACCGAAAATTTAACAAGCAAAAAATTAAGCGATTTGTTTAATATAAGTGAAAACAGTGCGCAATTCATTTGCTTAAAACAcccagtaataaataaattggacaATGAAAGATTGGGCAGTTTAATAACTACCATGGATGAGTTAGGATTCCATAAAAAGCTGTTGATTGAGGAGCCCCTCCTCTTCAGTATTTtaccaataactttaaaatatcgATATAAAGTTTTGGAAGAATGTGGAATAGAAAAAGTAAATGTGGATCACATATTGTCTTACTTACCAATAATGAAAAAGAAAACTATTGGCGATTTAAAGGCTAGTGGCATGTTACTTGACTTTGTTAAGGTGGAAAATAGACTGGCAAGCTACATGACTCAGTGGCCAACTTCTTTGACGACATTAATATATGGTGATATTGACAAGAATACACTATATTCACTACGTCTCAAAATTATTCAGAGATATCTTGAACTAGTTCTGGATTTAAGCAAGGAAGAATTTTACAGAGGTATAAAAACATACCCAACTATTAAACATCGTCCATTACAAACTATAAATGAAACCTTAAACATTTTACAATCAGAAATAATGATTCCAAATCATAAGATCAAAACTAATCTTTATTTAGTACATGCAGATCCAGACAATTTAAGGAAAATTGTTcacaaattcagaacaattggAGGTATTGATGTTAAAGAAGTTATTCGACTGCACCCCAAGTTAGCAACCAAAAGTTATTCTACCTTGAGtgaaataagaaaaatattgaatgaaTATGGTATCAGCAATGAGGCACAAATGAGGTGCTTTGATATTTACACCTTAGGACCAGATACAGTCAGAGAAAGGCTAGAAAAGGCTAAGAAAATACCagaatttaaaacatttttcaatcaCCCACGTTTTCTAAAAATGATTCACTACAAAAATACAGCATTAAAAAGATTAACTAATTTAtatggaaataataaaaaatgtttgagTCTGAACATTTTGTCTGGAAGCTCAGCACACTTTGAGTCTTTTGAAAAAGCACCTGGTGACAGACTTGGAAAAGGAAAAGATCTTGTATTCTGTATATCACAATGTCTGAAAGGAAAATATAGTTCAAATGAAATACGAAAATCATTGAAGAGACATCCATTCTGGATCAATATCCCTTTGGTTCAAGTTAATACCGTCTATGAAAAGTTATCAAAAAGCTTCAGTTCAAGAGACATTTATGAAAACTGTCCAATATTGTTATATCCCTGGAATAAAATAAGAGAGGCATTAAATTTATACAACAATAAAAATTCACAACAAAAATTGCTTATTCCTGAATGTGTTGACTTGACGAAGTTAAGCAAGTCTCAAAAATTAAGTCTAGTTTTGTATCTACTTGAGAAGAATCACTACTTCACGGGGAATGGCGTTTGGTCAGAAGAAAAGAAAGCTTTAATCGATCCGTCAGATgctaaaagttatttaattgatattaataataaaaacaatgttgaaaagttataa
- the LOC135082454 gene encoding uncharacterized protein LOC135082454: protein MFNKSKTGLFALSFFVFASIFIVIAFVSPYWLVTDGKLKNPKFIKIGLWEVCFNGFEEVHHWYDTVFTGCWWIFEEEYYIIHDILLPGFFIATQFFFTITMCCVLVSMFLSFIYMKKEKDDENYVTLLVTLGTILVIGGFSGIISVVTFGARGDGRDWMPNWEHNDLSWAYALGVIGVIFLFPSGILFLVEARVQKYKKLHEMQSREPSSYTMHERKMAYSGGHTDI from the exons ATGTTTAACAAATCGAAGACGggtttatttgctttaagctttTTCGTATTTGCCTCTATTTTCATAGTAATTGCTTTCGTAAGTCCGTACTGGTTAGTCACGGATGGCAAACTAAAAAATCCTAAGTTTATAAAAATAG GTTTATGGGAGGTCTGTTTCAATGGGTTCGAAGAAGTTCATCACTGGTACGATACTGTGTTCACTGGCTGTTGGTGGATATTTGAAGAAGAATACTACATCATACATGATATTTTACTGCCAGGATTCTTTATAGCTACTCAGTTTTTCTTCACCATAACTATGTGTTGTGTACTTGTTTCAATGTTTTTGTCTTTTATATACATGAAGAAAGAAAAGGATGATGAAAACTATGTAACACTTCTAGTAACCCTGGGAACTATTCTGGTCATAGGAG GGTTTTCTGGAATCATATCCGTGGTGACATTTGGAGCAAGAGGGGATGGCCGTGATTGGATGCCTAACTGGGAACACAATGACCTTAGTTGGGCTTATGCTCTTGGTGTAATTGGTGTCATTTTTCTCTTCCCATCTGGCATTTTGTTTTTAGTCGAAGCAAGAGTTCAGAAGTATAAGAAATTGCATGAAATGCAAAGTCGTGAACCATCCTCTTATACCATGCATGAGAGAAAAATGGCATATTCAGGAGGACACACAGACATCTGA
- the LOC135082464 gene encoding uncharacterized protein LOC135082464 has product MKNRSLAGNCGIGVFVIALVTVTLAFGTPSWLVSDSRIRGARLDRLGLWSHCFRSLPDPLDQYQRRFFVGCRWVYDPFTTGYDRIRGYLLPGFMIATQFFFTLCLLGVLISTILVLIFFLCCSPDQNRFVVLIKSIGYIMLGSGVCGVIAVIVFACFGNTDGWMPDHPNNYLGWSFGLGVVGAIACIVTASLFLTEANIQFKKRNKLKESQARFELEYESKA; this is encoded by the exons ATGAAGAATAGAAGCTTAGCAGGCAACTGTGGCATTGGTGTGTTCGTCATCGCCCTTGTCACAGTGACATTGGCGTTCGGCACGCCCAGCTGGCTGGTCAGCGACTCAAGAATAAGAGGCGCTAGATTGGACAG attGGGGTTATGGAGCCATTGCTTTAGATCTCTGCCGGACCCATTAGACCAGTACCAGAGACGGTTCTTCGTGGGATGCCGTTGGGTTTACGACCCGTTCACCACTGGTTACGACAGGATTCGAGGCTATTTACTTCCAG GATTTATGATAGCGACACAGTTCTTTTTCACGCTCTGCCTCCTCGGAGTATTGATTTCAACGATCTTAGTGCTCATTTTCTTCCTTTGCTGCTCTCCCGATCAGAACAGATTCGTTGTGCTAATTAAAAGCATTGGCTATATTATGCTGGGCTCGG GTGTCTGTGGCGTTATAGCTGTTATAGTCTTCGCATGTTTCGGAAACACTGATGGGTGGATGCCAGATCATCCaaataattacttag GGTGGTCATTCGGACTTGGTGTTGTGGGAGCAATAGCCTGCATCGTGACCGCTTCTCTCTTCCTAACAGAGGCCAACATTCAGTTTAAAAAACGCAACAAACTAAAAGAATCTCAGGCTCGATTCGAACTGGAATATGAATCTAAGGCGTAA
- the LOC135082412 gene encoding uncharacterized protein LOC135082412: MTADNEYPKASNATLIGASITYIAGLFLLLSFAGPYWIESYPEMFSSFKRMGLWEYCFDRFRFPSYQFDKLFHGCHYVFSQEFHVIREWLLPGWLMSVQAFVTLALIFSFTAQVLLALVIVRWPLRTVLRYEWMFVSVSFCLVALASAFLFLAVAIFGGNCYRRDWLLYPSFNVLSWSYAFAVIAFMFFGGAAILLYLESRKLYELRLEARNLVAQMQHSQPEHALHQLRDQLQQQRHNWNM, encoded by the exons ATGACGGCCGACAATGAATATCCAAAAGCTTCAA ATGCTACACTAATTGGCGCCAGTATTACGTATATTGCCGGCCTGTTCTTGCTACTTTCATTTGCTGGCCCATACTGGATCGAGTCCTACCCAGAGATGTTTTCTTCCTTTAAACGCATGGGTCTATGGGAATATTGTTTTGACCGATTCCGATTCCCATCTTATCAATTTGATAAGTTGTTTCATGGATGTCACTATGTGTTTAGCCag GAATTCCATGTGATTAGGGAATGGCTCCTGCCTGGTTGGCTTATGTCTGTCCAGGCATTTGTGACACTGGCTCTCATTTTCTCTTTCACTGCTCAGGTCCTCCTAGCCTTAGTCATTGTCCGCTGGCCACTTCGTACAGTGTTACGTTACGAATGGATGTTTGTTTCTGTGTCATTCTGTTTAGTCGCCTTAGCCA GTGCCTTCCTGTTCCTTGCAGTAGCAATTTTTGGTGGAAACTGCTATAGACGTGATTGGCTTCTGTACCCATCATTCAATGTACTATCCTGGTCTTATGCATTTGCTGTAATTGCCTTCATGTTCTTTG GTGGTGCTGCTATCCTTTTGTATTTGGAATCTCGCAAGTTGTACGAGCTGCGTTTGGAAGCTAGGAACCTTGTGGCTCAGATGCAGCACAGCCAGCCGGAGCATGCATTGCATCAGCTTCGCGACCAGCTCCAACAGCAACGTCACAATTGGAATATGTAG